In a genomic window of Acidimicrobiales bacterium:
- a CDS encoding hotdog domain-containing protein: protein MSIVIGLTGRATLRVTEADTAAMLRSGDVPVLATPRLVGLCEEACVQAIRGELAPGLTTVGMRVQFDHLAPTGIGRSVTAEATLEKVEGRRLTFTVAASDAGGLVGAGKLTRVVVEVEPFLKKAH, encoded by the coding sequence GTGTCCATCGTTATCGGCCTGACCGGTCGGGCCACCCTGCGGGTCACGGAGGCCGACACCGCCGCCATGCTGCGGTCGGGAGACGTCCCCGTGCTGGCCACCCCGCGCCTGGTCGGGTTGTGCGAGGAAGCGTGCGTCCAGGCCATCCGCGGCGAGCTGGCACCTGGTCTCACCACGGTCGGCATGCGGGTGCAGTTCGACCATCTGGCCCCGACCGGGATCGGCAGGTCGGTGACGGCGGAGGCCACCCTCGAGAAGGTCGAGGGGCGCCGGCTCACCTTCACCGTCGCCGCCAGCGACGCCGGAGGCCTCGTCGGCGCGGGCAAGCTCACCCGGGTCGTCGTGGAGGTCGAGCCCTTCCTGAAGAAGGCCCACTGA